Proteins encoded together in one Streptomyces umbrinus window:
- the moeZ gene encoding adenylyltransferase/sulfurtransferase MoeZ — MSLPPLVEPAAELTVDEVRRYSRHLIIPDVGMDGQKRLKNAKVLCVGAGGLGSPALMYLAAAGVGTLGIVEFDEVDESNLQRQIIHSQADIGRSKAESARDSVLGINPYVNVVLHEERLEAENVMDIFSQYDLIVDGTDNFATRYLVNDACVLLNKPYVWGSIYRFDGQASVFWSEHGPCYRCLYPEPPPPGMVPSCAEGGVLGVLCASIGSIQVNEAIKLLAGIGEPLLGRLMIYDALEMQYRQVKVRKDPNCAVCGENPTVTELIDYEAFCGVVSEEAQEAAAGSTITPKQLKEWIDDGENIEIIDVREINEYEIVSIPGAKLIPKNEFLMGTALETLPQDKKIVLHCKTGVRSAEVLAVLKSAGFADAVHVGGGVIGWVNQIEPEKPVY; from the coding sequence GTGTCGCTGCCACCCCTGGTCGAGCCAGCTGCTGAGCTCACCGTAGACGAGGTCCGCAGGTACTCCCGCCACCTGATCATCCCCGACGTGGGCATGGACGGGCAGAAGCGGCTGAAGAACGCCAAGGTGCTCTGTGTGGGCGCCGGCGGCCTGGGCTCGCCGGCGCTGATGTACCTGGCCGCCGCCGGCGTCGGCACGCTCGGCATCGTGGAGTTCGACGAGGTCGACGAGTCGAACCTGCAGCGCCAGATCATCCACAGCCAGGCGGACATCGGCCGCTCCAAGGCCGAGTCGGCTCGAGACAGCGTGCTGGGCATCAACCCGTACGTGAACGTGGTCCTTCACGAAGAGCGGCTCGAGGCCGAGAACGTGATGGACATCTTCAGCCAGTACGACCTGATCGTCGACGGCACGGACAACTTCGCGACCCGCTACCTGGTCAACGACGCGTGCGTGCTGCTCAACAAGCCGTACGTGTGGGGCTCGATCTACCGCTTCGACGGCCAGGCTTCCGTCTTCTGGTCCGAGCACGGCCCCTGCTACCGCTGCCTCTACCCGGAGCCCCCGCCGCCGGGCATGGTCCCCTCCTGCGCCGAGGGCGGCGTCCTGGGCGTGCTGTGCGCGTCCATCGGTTCCATCCAGGTCAACGAGGCCATCAAGCTTCTCGCGGGCATCGGCGAGCCGCTCCTCGGCCGCCTGATGATCTACGACGCCCTGGAGATGCAGTACCGCCAGGTCAAGGTCCGCAAGGACCCGAACTGCGCGGTCTGCGGCGAGAACCCCACCGTCACCGAGCTCATCGACTACGAGGCCTTCTGCGGCGTCGTCTCCGAGGAGGCCCAGGAGGCGGCCGCCGGCTCGACGATCACTCCCAAGCAGCTCAAGGAGTGGATCGACGACGGCGAGAACATCGAGATCATCGACGTCCGCGAGATCAACGAGTACGAGATCGTCTCGATCCCCGGCGCCAAGCTGATCCCGAAGAACGAGTTCCTCATGGGCACCGCCCTGGAGACCCTCCCGCAGGACAAGAAGATCGTCCTGCACTGCAAGACGGGTGTCCGCAGCGCGGAGGTCCTCGCGGTCCTCAAGTCGGCTGGTTTCGCGGACGCCGTGCATGTGGGCGGCGGCGTGATCGGCTGGGTCAACCAGATCGAGCCGGAGAAGCCCGTCTACTAG
- a CDS encoding spherulation-specific family 4 protein, translating into MPHLTSTATGTASTGLRAGFGIPGYAHPLVAPVEWGELTRPGTPLHWVVLNVADGPGTRPDPRCLEAAGRLRNAGVRVLGHLDVTYGARAFGELVSDAHRYRDWYQVDGFLLDRCPTERTALPEIRRTATTLRALFGAGREGHIVLGHGTHPYPGYAEAADQLVTFAGPWSDYRWSQVAEWTAEYPPERFCHFVHSVPRGHLDEALRIARWQGASTIYFTDRTDRGGSADPWESMPGYWDEIVSRIGTGVSE; encoded by the coding sequence ATGCCGCATCTGACCAGCACCGCAACGGGCACCGCGAGCACCGGCTTACGGGCCGGATTCGGTATCCCCGGCTATGCGCACCCCCTTGTCGCCCCGGTCGAATGGGGCGAACTCACCCGCCCCGGAACCCCCTTGCACTGGGTCGTCCTGAACGTCGCCGACGGCCCCGGCACCCGCCCCGACCCCCGCTGCCTGGAGGCGGCCGGACGCCTGCGCAACGCGGGCGTCCGTGTCCTCGGCCACCTGGATGTGACATACGGCGCACGAGCCTTCGGCGAGCTCGTCTCCGACGCACACCGCTATCGCGACTGGTACCAGGTCGACGGCTTCCTCCTGGACCGCTGTCCCACGGAGCGGACAGCGCTGCCCGAGATCCGGCGCACGGCCACCACCCTGCGCGCGCTCTTCGGCGCGGGCCGCGAGGGCCACATCGTCCTCGGCCACGGCACCCACCCGTATCCCGGATATGCCGAGGCCGCCGACCAGTTGGTGACCTTCGCCGGGCCCTGGAGCGATTACCGCTGGTCGCAGGTGGCCGAGTGGACCGCCGAGTACCCGCCCGAGCGCTTCTGCCACTTCGTGCACAGCGTGCCCCGCGGCCATCTCGACGAGGCGCTGCGCATCGCGCGCTGGCAGGGCGCCTCGACGATCTACTTCACCGACCGCACGGATCGCGGGGGTTCGGCCGACCCCTGGGAGAGCATGCCCGGCTACTGGGACGAAATCGTCTCGCGGATCGGAACGGGTGTCTCGGAATGA
- a CDS encoding NAD-dependent epimerase/dehydratase family protein: protein MRVLLIGANGYLGRFVADRLLADPAVQLTALGRGDDADVRFDLASGSPGALTRFLDAVHPGVVVNCAGATRGGARELTRHNTVAVATVCEALRRSGCGARLVQIGCGAEYGPSQPGSSTAEDAVPRPGGPYGVSKLAATELVLGSGLDAVVLRVFSPAGPGTPAGSPLGRLAEAMRRAMQSGDGELKLGGLGVQRDFIDVRDVARAVHAASLSAAQGVINIGSGRAVRLRDAASVLARVAGYGGALHELDGPPIPVRPSIGHPRSETEHTAPAAAYPYPDGCGSWQQADVRTARDRLGWRPRINLEESLADIWMEAACRI, encoded by the coding sequence ATGAGGGTGCTGCTGATCGGAGCCAACGGATACCTGGGCCGGTTCGTCGCCGACCGCCTCCTCGCCGACCCCGCCGTGCAGCTCACCGCGCTCGGCCGGGGCGACGACGCGGACGTGCGCTTCGACCTCGCCAGCGGCAGCCCGGGCGCGCTCACCCGCTTCCTGGACGCGGTGCACCCCGGCGTGGTCGTCAACTGCGCCGGAGCCACCCGTGGCGGCGCCCGCGAGCTGACCCGGCACAACACCGTCGCCGTCGCCACCGTCTGCGAAGCCCTGCGCCGCAGCGGCTGCGGAGCACGGCTCGTGCAGATCGGCTGCGGCGCGGAGTACGGCCCCAGCCAGCCCGGCTCCTCCACGGCCGAGGACGCCGTGCCCCGCCCCGGCGGCCCGTACGGCGTCAGCAAGCTCGCCGCCACCGAACTGGTCCTCGGGTCCGGCCTCGACGCCGTCGTCCTGCGGGTGTTCTCGCCCGCCGGACCCGGCACCCCGGCCGGTTCGCCCCTCGGCCGCCTCGCCGAGGCCATGCGCCGCGCGATGCAGTCCGGCGACGGCGAACTCAAACTCGGTGGCCTCGGCGTCCAACGCGACTTCATCGACGTACGCGACGTCGCCCGTGCCGTCCATGCCGCCTCCCTCTCCGCCGCACAGGGCGTCATCAACATCGGCTCCGGTCGTGCCGTACGCCTCCGCGACGCCGCCTCCGTCCTCGCACGCGTCGCCGGCTACGGCGGTGCTCTGCACGAACTCGACGGACCGCCCATCCCGGTCAGGCCGTCCATCGGCCACCCCCGCTCCGAGACGGAGCACACGGCCCCGGCTGCCGCCTACCCCTACCCGGACGGCTGCGGCAGCTGGCAGCAGGCCGACGTGCGCACCGCACGCGACCGGCTCGGCTGGCGCCCCCGGATCAACCTCGAGGAATCCCTCGCCGACATCTGGATGGAGGCGGCATGCCGCATCTGA
- a CDS encoding DUF3492 domain-containing protein has translation MRIGLLTEGGYPYVSGDARLWCDRLVRGLGQHEFDIYALSRSEQQEDEGWIELPPQVSRVRTAPLWTADDDGVGYGRRARRRFAECYEELAAAVCAGDAPVGSAAFEGSAGSAVAAGSAETAEGGGTAGGASAAVADRFGNALYGLAELARDEGGLVGALRSETAVRALECACRAPGALRAARGARVPDLLTVAAQVERTLRPLSLDWYEDDGLGSVDLCHATSGGAAALPGLLARHFTGVPLLVTEYGVQLRAHYLGAREDLEGRAASSSARALLAAFHGRLAAEAYRQAEIITPGNTHARRWQERCGADRARIRTVYPGMEASRFSDVGESAEAADADTLVWVGRIEPAKDLISLLHAFAEIRKDEPKTRLRIVGAPAEGLEGAIYLSHCKALAAQLFPDEADGVHTVGDNPVSFEEIGGPEVPTLPEAYEAGAVVVLSSVVEGFPISLVEAMFCGRATVSTDVGAVVEVIGGTGLVVPPRNPRALAEACVSLLRDSERRARLGAAARARALELFTVEQNITAFHGIYLEIVARCPVRRVLVDASGEPLPFAIPAEVHVPGRWADSGTRLVAGRPGPGWAAGPPVRGVPLGSASEAASGEPVPAGEGAR, from the coding sequence GTGCGCATCGGACTGCTTACGGAGGGTGGCTATCCGTATGTGAGCGGTGACGCCAGGCTCTGGTGCGACCGGCTCGTGCGCGGGCTCGGGCAGCACGAGTTCGACATCTACGCGCTCAGCCGCAGCGAGCAACAGGAGGACGAGGGCTGGATCGAGCTCCCGCCCCAGGTCAGCCGCGTACGCACCGCACCGCTGTGGACCGCCGACGACGACGGTGTCGGTTACGGGCGACGGGCGCGGCGGCGGTTCGCCGAGTGCTACGAGGAGTTGGCGGCGGCCGTGTGCGCCGGGGACGCGCCCGTGGGATCCGCCGCGTTCGAGGGGTCGGCCGGGTCTGCTGTGGCAGCCGGATCCGCGGAAACGGCTGAGGGCGGAGGAACGGCCGGGGGTGCCTCCGCGGCTGTGGCGGACCGTTTCGGCAATGCCCTGTACGGACTCGCGGAACTCGCCCGGGACGAGGGCGGACTGGTCGGCGCCCTGCGCTCCGAGACCGCTGTGCGCGCTCTGGAGTGCGCCTGCCGCGCGCCCGGCGCACTTCGTGCCGCCCGCGGCGCACGCGTACCGGATCTGCTCACCGTCGCCGCCCAGGTGGAGCGCACGCTGAGACCGCTGTCCCTCGACTGGTACGAGGACGACGGGCTCGGCTCGGTCGACCTGTGCCACGCAACCTCCGGCGGCGCGGCGGCCCTGCCCGGGCTGCTGGCGCGGCACTTCACGGGCGTGCCCCTGCTGGTCACCGAGTACGGCGTGCAGTTGCGGGCGCACTATCTGGGTGCGCGGGAGGACCTGGAGGGCCGTGCGGCCTCGTCCTCGGCGCGGGCGCTGCTCGCCGCGTTCCACGGCCGGCTCGCCGCCGAGGCGTACCGGCAGGCCGAGATCATCACGCCCGGCAACACACACGCCCGCCGCTGGCAGGAGCGCTGCGGCGCCGACCGCGCCAGGATCCGTACGGTCTATCCCGGCATGGAGGCGTCCCGCTTCTCGGACGTGGGCGAGAGCGCCGAGGCCGCCGACGCGGACACCCTGGTGTGGGTCGGGCGCATCGAGCCGGCCAAGGACCTGATCTCGCTGCTGCACGCCTTCGCCGAGATCCGCAAGGACGAGCCGAAGACGCGGTTGCGGATCGTCGGCGCGCCGGCCGAGGGGCTGGAGGGCGCGATCTATCTGTCGCACTGCAAGGCGCTCGCCGCGCAGCTCTTCCCCGACGAGGCGGACGGCGTCCACACCGTCGGCGACAACCCCGTCTCCTTCGAGGAGATCGGCGGACCGGAGGTACCGACCCTCCCCGAGGCGTACGAGGCGGGCGCCGTCGTCGTCCTGTCCAGCGTCGTCGAGGGCTTCCCGATCAGCCTCGTCGAGGCGATGTTCTGCGGACGCGCCACGGTGTCCACCGATGTCGGCGCGGTCGTGGAGGTCATCGGCGGTACGGGTCTCGTGGTGCCGCCGCGCAATCCGCGGGCGCTCGCCGAGGCATGCGTCTCCCTGCTGCGCGACTCGGAGCGTCGTGCACGCCTCGGCGCGGCGGCACGCGCGCGTGCGCTCGAACTGTTCACCGTCGAGCAGAACATCACGGCATTTCACGGCATTTACCTGGAGATCGTCGCGCGCTGTCCGGTCCGGCGGGTCCTCGTCGACGCCTCGGGCGAGCCCCTGCCGTTCGCCATACCGGCCGAGGTCCATGTGCCGGGGCGGTGGGCCGACTCCGGCACCCGACTGGTCGCGGGCAGACCCGGGCCGGGATGGGCCGCGGGACCACCCGTCCGGGGTGTCCCACTCGGGTCCGCCTCTGAGGCCGCTTCTGGTGAGCCCGTGCCCGCGGGGGAGGGGGCGCGGTGA
- a CDS encoding DUF3152 domain-containing protein: MQDGTPARGVPRPQDGTPAHGFPRLPDGTPAHGFPGLPDGAPVRGTPRYPDGTPAHGVPRVRGGHPEQRETGGAWGELRGGTRAGAGYGGPQASPQGPPGAVRPGPGQGQGGPPGRPGPTVPRQRFAPPRSGAGGPRQAYVDAFDQGDDSFAPRPAATATLRSGPYASVTVWDDEVEHKVAPGDQERPDARPEKARGGKGRAFTGIAAAAVTTVLAVVVAGQVTGGREDDSVRPQSASGADREGKDSASRTDSRPVPSASAGEGAVTLSYSQQMAKKYPLAADLKGSGEFDAVPGFAKAPGTGRKYTYRVDVEKDLGLDGGLFAEAVQKTLNDDRSWAHDGGRTFERVSSGKPDFVITLASPGTTAFWCAKSGLDTTEDNVSCDSAATERVMINAYRWAQGSETYGDKMYAYRQMLINHEIGHRLGFGHVSCSVDGALAPVMQQQTKFLDHDGIRCRPNPWAFSGS; encoded by the coding sequence ATGCAGGACGGAACGCCCGCTCGTGGGGTTCCGCGCCCGCAGGACGGCACCCCTGCCCACGGCTTTCCGCGGTTGCCCGACGGGACTCCGGCGCACGGGTTTCCCGGGCTGCCCGACGGGGCTCCGGTCCGTGGCACGCCGCGTTACCCCGACGGAACCCCCGCTCACGGCGTACCGCGGGTCCGCGGTGGGCACCCCGAGCAGCGCGAAACCGGCGGTGCGTGGGGCGAGTTGAGGGGTGGGACGCGCGCGGGCGCCGGGTACGGCGGACCGCAGGCATCCCCGCAAGGGCCTCCCGGGGCAGTGCGGCCCGGGCCCGGACAAGGTCAGGGCGGGCCGCCCGGCCGGCCCGGCCCGACGGTTCCCCGGCAGCGGTTCGCGCCGCCCCGGTCGGGAGCCGGCGGTCCCCGGCAGGCGTACGTCGACGCCTTCGACCAGGGCGACGACTCCTTCGCGCCCCGTCCGGCCGCCACGGCGACGCTTCGCTCGGGCCCCTACGCCTCCGTCACCGTCTGGGACGACGAGGTCGAGCACAAGGTGGCCCCGGGCGATCAGGAACGCCCGGACGCGCGGCCCGAGAAGGCCAGGGGAGGCAAGGGCCGGGCCTTCACCGGTATCGCGGCCGCCGCCGTCACCACCGTGCTTGCCGTTGTCGTGGCCGGGCAGGTCACCGGCGGGCGCGAGGACGACTCCGTGCGCCCGCAGTCCGCGAGCGGCGCCGACCGGGAGGGCAAGGACTCGGCGTCGCGCACCGACAGCCGTCCGGTCCCGTCCGCGTCGGCGGGCGAGGGTGCGGTCACGCTGTCGTACTCCCAGCAGATGGCGAAGAAGTATCCCCTGGCGGCCGATCTCAAGGGCTCCGGGGAATTCGACGCGGTCCCCGGATTCGCCAAGGCGCCGGGGACCGGGCGGAAATACACCTACCGTGTCGACGTCGAGAAGGACCTCGGCCTCGACGGCGGGCTCTTCGCGGAGGCCGTGCAGAAGACCCTGAACGACGACCGGAGCTGGGCTCACGACGGCGGACGTACCTTCGAGCGGGTCTCGTCCGGGAAGCCCGACTTCGTCATCACCCTCGCGAGTCCTGGGACGACGGCGTTCTGGTGTGCCAAATCGGGCCTCGACACCACCGAGGACAACGTCTCCTGCGACTCGGCCGCCACCGAACGCGTGATGATCAACGCGTACCGCTGGGCCCAGGGTTCCGAGACGTACGGCGACAAGATGTACGCGTACCGCCAGATGCTGATCAACCACGAGATCGGCCACCGGCTCGGCTTCGGCCATGTGAGCTGCAGTGTGGACGGCGCGCTCGCCCCCGTCATGCAGCAGCAGACCAAGTTCCTCGACCACGACGGAATCCGCTGCCGGCCCAACCCCTGGGCGTTTTCCGGGAGCTGA
- a CDS encoding alpha/beta fold hydrolase, protein MSSTELPSVLATSVAPKVGTVRVAAGERLRTVGLPGITLTVRSRPPVREGLPPALYVHGLGGSSQNWSALMPLMDGLVDSEAVDLPGFGDSPPPDDGDYSVTGHARAVIRFLDAAERGPVHLFGNSLGGAVTTRVAAVRPDLVRTLTLVSPALPEIRVQRSAVPTALLALPGVAGLFTRFTKDWSAEQRVRGVTALCYGDPGMVTPEGFRNAVEEMERRLALPYFWDAMARSARGIVNAYTLGGQHGLWRQAERVLAPTLLVYGGRDQLVSYRMAQRAARAFRDSRLLTLPDAGHVAMMEYPETVATAFRELLADTGELADTGPTSARS, encoded by the coding sequence ATGTCTTCGACCGAACTGCCGTCCGTACTGGCCACTTCAGTCGCTCCGAAGGTCGGGACCGTCAGGGTGGCCGCGGGGGAGCGGCTGCGCACGGTCGGGCTCCCCGGGATCACGCTGACGGTGCGGTCGAGACCGCCGGTGCGGGAGGGACTGCCGCCCGCGCTGTACGTGCACGGGCTGGGCGGTTCCTCGCAGAACTGGTCGGCGCTGATGCCCCTCATGGACGGCCTCGTGGACAGCGAGGCCGTCGATCTGCCGGGCTTCGGCGACTCGCCGCCGCCGGACGACGGCGACTACTCGGTGACCGGGCACGCGCGCGCGGTCATCCGTTTTCTCGACGCGGCCGAGCGCGGTCCCGTGCACCTTTTCGGGAACTCGCTGGGCGGCGCGGTCACCACGCGCGTCGCGGCCGTACGGCCCGATCTCGTGCGCACGCTGACCCTCGTCTCGCCGGCGCTCCCGGAGATCCGGGTGCAGCGCTCGGCCGTGCCGACAGCGCTGCTCGCCCTGCCCGGTGTCGCGGGCCTGTTCACCAGGTTCACCAAGGACTGGTCGGCCGAACAGCGCGTACGAGGGGTCACGGCGCTCTGTTACGGCGACCCCGGCATGGTCACGCCCGAGGGATTCCGCAACGCGGTCGAGGAGATGGAGCGGCGGCTCGCCCTCCCCTACTTCTGGGACGCCATGGCACGCTCGGCACGCGGCATCGTGAACGCGTACACACTGGGTGGCCAGCACGGACTGTGGCGCCAGGCCGAGCGGGTGCTCGCGCCGACACTCCTCGTCTACGGGGGTCGCGACCAGCTCGTCTCGTACCGTATGGCCCAGCGCGCGGCACGCGCCTTTCGCGACTCGCGGCTGCTGACGTTGCCTGACGCGGGACATGTGGCGATGATGGAGTACCCGGAGACCGTGGCCACGGCCTTCCGCGAACTCCTCGCGGACACCGGCGAGTTGGCCGACACCGGCCCTACCAGCGCGAGGAGCTGA
- a CDS encoding TetR/AcrR family transcriptional regulator — protein MTAIEQTEAARPRGTRLPRRARRNQLLGAAQEVFVAQGYHAAAMDDIAERAGVSKPVLYQHFPGKLDLYLALLDQHCESLLQAVRAALASTTDNKLRVRATMDAYFAYVEDDGGAFRLVFESDLTNEPAVRERVDKVTFECAEAICEVIAEDTGLSKAESMLLASGLGGLAQVVARSWLHSDRSVPRDQAVQLLTSLAWRGIAGFPLHGSEHH, from the coding sequence GTGACAGCCATCGAGCAGACAGAGGCGGCGCGCCCGCGGGGCACACGCCTGCCGCGCCGTGCCCGACGCAACCAGCTCCTCGGCGCTGCCCAGGAAGTGTTTGTCGCGCAGGGGTATCACGCGGCCGCGATGGACGACATCGCCGAACGCGCGGGCGTCAGCAAGCCGGTGCTCTACCAGCACTTTCCCGGCAAACTCGACCTCTACCTCGCGCTGCTGGACCAGCACTGCGAGTCACTGCTGCAGGCCGTGCGGGCCGCCCTGGCGTCCACCACGGACAACAAGCTGCGGGTGCGGGCGACCATGGACGCGTACTTCGCGTACGTGGAGGACGACGGCGGCGCGTTCCGCCTGGTCTTCGAGTCGGACCTGACGAACGAACCCGCCGTGCGCGAGCGGGTCGACAAGGTCACGTTCGAGTGCGCGGAGGCGATCTGCGAGGTCATCGCGGAGGACACCGGTCTGTCCAAGGCCGAGTCGATGCTGCTGGCCTCGGGTCTCGGCGGACTCGCCCAGGTGGTGGCCCGCTCCTGGCTGCACAGCGACCGCAGCGTGCCGCGCGACCAGGCGGTGCAGCTGCTGACCTCGCTGGCATGGCGGGGCATCGCCGGTTTCCCGCTGCACGGCAGCGAGCACCACTGA
- a CDS encoding DUF3107 domain-containing protein — MEVKIGVQHAPREIVLESGQTPEEVERAVSEALAGKSQLLSLVDDHGRKVLVPADRLAYVELGEPTTRKVGFSAL; from the coding sequence GTGGAGGTCAAGATCGGCGTGCAGCACGCGCCCCGCGAGATCGTTCTGGAGAGCGGTCAGACCCCGGAAGAGGTCGAGCGCGCGGTGTCCGAGGCGCTGGCCGGCAAGTCGCAGCTGCTCAGCCTCGTGGACGACCACGGCCGCAAGGTCCTGGTTCCGGCGGACCGCCTCGCCTACGTGGAGCTCGGCGAGCCGACGACCCGCAAGGTGGGCTTCAGCGCGCTGTAA
- a CDS encoding ferritin-like fold-containing protein, translating into MTTPDNASDASAAHTGVAAQDWAKASVDPQYRAAVVDLIGALAYGELAAFERLAEDAKLAPTLADKAELAKMASAEFHHFEQLRDRLTEIGAEPTQAMEPFVAALDGFHKQTAPSDWLEGLVKAYVGDSIASDFYREVAARLDSDTRGLVLAVLDDTGHASFAVEKVRAAIDADPRVGGRLALWARRLMGEALSQSQRVVADRDALSTMLVGGVADGFDLAEVGRMFSRITEAHTKRMAALGLAA; encoded by the coding sequence ATGACGACGCCTGACAACGCTTCCGACGCATCTGCCGCTCACACCGGAGTCGCCGCCCAGGACTGGGCCAAGGCCTCCGTCGACCCCCAGTACCGCGCCGCGGTCGTGGACCTGATCGGAGCGCTCGCGTACGGGGAGCTGGCGGCGTTCGAGCGCCTCGCGGAGGACGCGAAGCTGGCGCCGACGCTCGCGGACAAGGCGGAGCTGGCGAAGATGGCGTCGGCGGAGTTCCACCACTTCGAGCAGTTGCGGGACCGGCTCACGGAGATCGGGGCGGAGCCGACGCAGGCGATGGAGCCGTTCGTCGCCGCGCTCGACGGTTTCCACAAGCAGACCGCGCCCTCGGACTGGCTGGAGGGGCTCGTCAAGGCGTACGTCGGCGACTCGATCGCCAGTGACTTCTACCGGGAGGTCGCGGCCCGCCTCGACTCCGATACGCGGGGACTCGTACTGGCCGTGCTCGACGACACCGGGCACGCGTCGTTCGCCGTCGAGAAGGTGCGGGCCGCCATCGACGCGGATCCGCGTGTGGGCGGTCGACTCGCCCTGTGGGCGCGGCGGTTGATGGGTGAGGCGTTGTCGCAGTCCCAGCGGGTGGTTGCCGACCGGGACGCCCTGTCGACGATGCTCGTCGGTGGGGTGGCCGATGGGTTCGATCTCGCCGAGGTGGGGCGGATGTTCTCGCGGATCACCGAGGCGCACACGAAGCGGATGGCTGCGCTGGGCTTGGCCGCCTAG